One window of Triticum dicoccoides isolate Atlit2015 ecotype Zavitan chromosome 5A, WEW_v2.0, whole genome shotgun sequence genomic DNA carries:
- the LOC119300643 gene encoding protein TRI1-like — MSATAIRSGELLAFPAALRRGPPVASASVVAFRLRAPVAGRVAVRVVAAAAEGAGAEAEAEAEGKPKPKKKRAASGIMKPKPISPELREFVGGAAELPRTEALKIIWAHIKGNNLQDPENKKIIVCDEKLKKIFGGRERVGFLEISGLLNPHFQK; from the exons ATGTCGGCGACGGccatccgctccggcgagctcctcgcGTTTCCCGCCGCGCTGAGGCGTGGCCCGCCCGTGGCTTCTGCCTCGGTGGTCGCGTTCCGGTTGAGGGCGCCAGTGGCCGGGCGCGTGGCGGTCAGGGTTGTCGCGGCAGCGGCAGAGggggctggggcggaggcggaggcggaggcggaaggGAAGCCGAAGCCGAAGAAGAAGAGGGCAGCGAGCGGGATCATGAAGCCTAAGCCGATTTCTCCGGAGCTAAGGGAGTTTGTCGGAGGCGCGGCGGAGCTGCCCCGGACAGAGGCGCTCAAGATCATCTGGGCGCACATCAAGGGAAACAACCTCCAG GATCCCGAGAACAAGAAGATAATAGTCTGCGACGAGAAACTGAAGAAGATATTTGGTGGGCGTGAGCGTGTTGGATTTCTTGAGATCTCTGGGCTCCTCAATCCTCATTTCCAGAAATAA